Proteins encoded by one window of Bacillus sp. DTU_2020_1000418_1_SI_GHA_SEK_038:
- a CDS encoding amidohydrolase translates to MKCELMSMLESRKEEIIKIRRHLHENPEISFKEEKTAQYIADFYKGKDVDIQTNVGNGYGIVVTIKGGKPGKTIGLRADFDALPIVEETDVPFKSKNEGIMHACGHDGHTAYLLVLADCLIQLKDSIPGTIKIIHQHAEEVPPGGAKSIVESGLIDDLDAIYGIHLLPMGPSGTVGYHAGYSFNGRAYMKLKVQGRGGHGSSPHLANDAIVAAAHFVTAAQTIVSRRLSPFDIGVITIGSFDGKGTFNVIKDSVELEGDIRYMTIETKETIEREVKRIVRGIEEEFGVTCELTYTPDYPPLYNDPELTAKVAESLRSMDDKDIKEVKEFPAMSPSEDFAYYAEKFPACFFYIACTPKGVENPYFNHHPKFDIDEDALLVAAKAVGEVVCSYYELD, encoded by the coding sequence ATGAAATGTGAATTAATGAGCATGTTGGAATCACGTAAAGAAGAAATAATCAAAATCCGCCGCCATTTACATGAAAATCCTGAGATCTCATTTAAAGAGGAGAAAACTGCTCAATATATTGCGGATTTTTATAAGGGAAAAGATGTGGACATTCAAACGAATGTTGGAAATGGCTATGGCATTGTCGTCACGATTAAAGGTGGAAAACCTGGAAAAACGATCGGTCTGCGCGCAGATTTTGATGCTCTTCCAATTGTAGAAGAAACAGATGTACCGTTTAAATCAAAGAATGAAGGCATTATGCATGCGTGTGGACATGACGGGCATACGGCTTACTTATTAGTTTTAGCTGATTGCCTAATTCAATTAAAGGACTCTATTCCAGGTACAATAAAAATCATTCACCAACATGCAGAAGAGGTGCCGCCAGGTGGAGCGAAAAGTATCGTAGAGTCTGGTTTGATTGATGACTTAGATGCGATTTATGGCATTCATTTGTTACCAATGGGACCTTCGGGCACAGTAGGATATCATGCTGGATATTCCTTTAATGGACGAGCATACATGAAATTAAAAGTCCAAGGAAGAGGTGGGCATGGTTCCTCTCCTCATCTAGCTAACGATGCAATCGTTGCTGCTGCTCATTTTGTTACAGCTGCGCAAACCATTGTCAGCCGCAGATTAAGCCCATTCGATATCGGTGTGATCACCATTGGGTCTTTTGATGGAAAAGGCACATTCAACGTGATCAAGGATAGTGTAGAACTTGAGGGCGATATTCGGTATATGACTATTGAAACAAAAGAAACGATTGAGAGAGAAGTAAAACGGATTGTAAGAGGAATTGAAGAAGAGTTTGGCGTAACATGTGAGCTTACTTATACTCCAGATTATCCGCCATTATACAATGACCCTGAGCTTACAGCTAAGGTGGCAGAAAGTTTACGAAGCATGGATGATAAAGACATTAAAGAAGTGAAAGAATTTCCGGCCATGTCTCCATCTGAGGACTTTGCTTATTATGCTGAAAAATTCCCAGCCTGCTTTTTCTACATTGCCTGTACACCTAAAGGGGTAGAAAATCCTTACTTCAATCATCATCCAAAATTTGATATCGATGAAGATGCACTCCTCGTAGCTGCGAAAGCTGTTGGAGAAGTTGTTTGCAGTTATTATGAATTAGACTAA
- a CDS encoding MFS transporter, with product METKYKGTDKLITGIVFGVITFWLFAQAMVNVVPAVQSDLGVSYGTLNIAISLTALFSGMFIVAAGGIADKIGRKKITYIGLILSVIGSLCLVLAQGSVLLIIGRIIQGISAACIMPSTIALMKAYFEGKDRQRALSYWSIGSWGGSGVCSFAGGAIATYMGWKWIFIFSIIFALLAMWLIKDTPESKAEGNGSFKFDYSGLAIFIVTMIALNVFITFGADLGWTSPITIILAIVTIIGAIVFFNVEKRKAIALIDFSLFKNKPYAGATYSNFLLNAIAGTLVVANTYVQVGRGFTAFQSGMLSIGYLIVVLAMIRVGEKILQKVGAKLPMVWGAIITTVGVAMMGLTFLPGFTYTVVVFIGFVLFGLGLGIYATPSTDTSVSNAPSNKVGEAAGVYKMASSLGSAIGVAISATVYSSVAAAGSVETAASVGIIVNVIFGILSILSIVIMVPKNAGKTSNASSKKAVHTQLTNKVAN from the coding sequence ATGGAGACAAAATATAAAGGTACGGATAAGCTGATCACAGGGATTGTGTTCGGGGTTATCACCTTCTGGCTTTTTGCACAGGCAATGGTCAATGTCGTCCCAGCTGTTCAATCAGATTTAGGGGTTTCATATGGAACGCTAAATATAGCCATCAGTTTAACAGCCTTATTCTCAGGTATGTTTATTGTAGCTGCTGGTGGGATTGCAGATAAAATTGGACGTAAAAAAATTACGTATATTGGGTTAATTTTAAGTGTTATCGGTTCCTTATGTCTTGTATTAGCACAAGGATCTGTCTTGCTAATTATTGGACGTATTATTCAGGGGATTTCCGCAGCTTGTATTATGCCATCAACGATTGCTTTAATGAAAGCTTACTTTGAAGGAAAAGACAGACAACGTGCTCTTAGTTATTGGTCAATTGGATCTTGGGGCGGTTCAGGTGTCTGTTCGTTTGCAGGTGGTGCCATTGCAACGTATATGGGATGGAAGTGGATTTTTATCTTCTCCATTATTTTTGCACTCCTTGCTATGTGGCTAATTAAAGATACACCTGAAAGCAAAGCAGAAGGAAATGGTTCTTTTAAATTTGATTATAGTGGCTTGGCTATCTTTATCGTTACGATGATTGCATTAAACGTCTTTATTACATTCGGTGCGGACTTAGGCTGGACAAGCCCAATTACCATTATTCTTGCCATCGTTACCATTATCGGAGCTATTGTCTTCTTCAATGTTGAAAAAAGGAAAGCTATTGCCCTTATTGATTTCTCTTTATTTAAAAATAAACCATACGCAGGTGCTACTTACTCAAACTTTTTATTAAATGCAATTGCCGGGACACTTGTTGTTGCAAATACGTATGTTCAAGTAGGCCGTGGATTTACTGCATTTCAATCAGGAATGCTATCAATTGGATATTTAATCGTTGTTCTTGCGATGATTCGTGTCGGAGAAAAAATCCTGCAAAAAGTAGGAGCAAAATTACCAATGGTCTGGGGTGCTATTATCACGACAGTTGGTGTAGCGATGATGGGTCTAACCTTCTTGCCTGGATTTACTTATACAGTTGTCGTATTTATTGGGTTTGTTTTATTCGGGCTTGGACTTGGCATTTATGCAACACCATCTACAGACACATCTGTTTCCAATGCGCCATCGAACAAAGTGGGTGAAGCTGCAGGAGTTTACAAAATGGCAAGCTCATTAGGCAGTGCGATCGGTGTTGCAATTTCTGCAACGGTTTATAGTTCAGTTGCAGCGGCTGGAAGTGTTGAGACCGCAGCATCAGTAGGGATTATCGTGAACGTAATATTTGGTATCCTTTCAATTCTTTCAATTGTGATCATGGTTCCAAAAAATGCTGGTAAAACATCAAATGCTTCATCGAAAAAAGCAGTACACACACAACTAACAAATAAGGTTGCTAATTAA
- a CDS encoding GH39 family glycosyl hydrolase translates to MYIGVRNLISNTAIPPEVETDEEIPTTSPYFSIDSALAFMKKHDLSLFIRTDYIDISRDEEQYFPKLIQFIRHCLQLYGESFVKEWHVMFYEPFYTGVEAKELQRIYLKLHEVLKTMLPSIQIGLYMPFSYRKEKAGDHHEWQLEQGEFIDFIGYNANQNEVIDFKEMAEMNFDLAKDYIKEKTNKLKRYLKRHHIEKPLHLVSWNTLSGNTRYTNGTFFRGALLLRNVLDISNDVKSVALWINTIVHEDTGKDQRYRMDGVELFHYLKGKRPAYFALKFLKRLHGEIVAQDKDYVMTRNERGYQLILMNCNIINPYLSIEETFLQKLNKEIHVTISGIPKGEYQIRKHVFDKNHGALYTTWWNLNSKHGMDAEIIDYIINSSRPSLEIFDETIEEAWSFYSYLTSNAIHFFDIRKAY, encoded by the coding sequence ATGTATATCGGAGTTCGTAATCTCATTAGTAATACGGCCATTCCGCCTGAGGTAGAGACAGATGAAGAGATTCCGACAACATCACCATATTTTAGTATTGATAGTGCTTTGGCATTCATGAAAAAGCATGATTTATCTTTGTTTATACGGACAGATTATATAGATATTTCGAGAGATGAAGAACAATACTTTCCAAAACTCATTCAATTCATCAGACATTGCTTACAGCTTTACGGAGAGTCGTTTGTTAAAGAGTGGCATGTGATGTTTTACGAGCCCTTTTATACAGGAGTGGAAGCTAAAGAACTTCAGAGAATTTATTTAAAACTGCATGAAGTATTAAAAACGATGCTTCCTTCGATTCAGATAGGTTTGTATATGCCTTTTTCTTACCGTAAAGAAAAAGCGGGTGATCATCATGAATGGCAGTTAGAGCAGGGGGAGTTTATTGATTTTATCGGCTATAACGCTAATCAAAATGAGGTAATTGATTTTAAAGAAATGGCGGAAATGAATTTTGATTTAGCAAAAGATTACATAAAAGAAAAAACGAATAAGCTGAAGCGCTACTTAAAGAGGCACCATATTGAAAAACCACTTCATCTCGTTTCATGGAACACGTTGTCAGGCAATACTCGGTATACGAATGGCACATTTTTTCGCGGAGCCTTGCTCTTGAGAAATGTATTGGATATATCCAATGATGTGAAATCAGTTGCTCTCTGGATTAATACAATCGTACATGAAGACACAGGGAAAGATCAGCGTTATCGTATGGACGGTGTCGAATTATTCCATTATCTAAAGGGAAAACGTCCAGCTTATTTTGCATTGAAGTTTCTAAAACGTCTGCATGGTGAAATTGTTGCACAGGATAAGGATTATGTGATGACAAGGAATGAGCGGGGATATCAGTTGATCCTAATGAATTGTAATATAATCAATCCTTATTTATCCATTGAAGAGACATTTCTGCAAAAACTCAATAAAGAAATTCATGTAACGATTTCTGGAATTCCTAAAGGAGAATATCAAATACGCAAGCATGTGTTTGATAAAAATCATGGAGCGTTATATACAACGTGGTGGAATTTGAACAGTAAGCATGGCATGGATGCTGAAATCATTGATTATATTATCAATTCTAGCAGGCCTTCTTTAGAAATCTTCGATGAAACGATTGAAGAGGCTTGGTCATTTTATTCCTATTTAACGAGCAATGCTATTCACTTTTTTGATATTCGCAAAGCCTACTGA